TGCCATAGGCCGACAGGCCGTAGCTGGCGGTCTCGTTCGACCCGCCGGAGGTGCTTTGCAGCAGGCTGCCGGCCAGGCCCACCGTCACGCCCGGCGCCATGGCCCGGTCGCCGCCGAACAGGCCGCCGCCGGTGTTGCTGTGGCCGCCGCCGGCATTGCCGTCGCTGTCCACCCGGTTGAACGCCCCCAGGCCCTGCGCCCAGAAGTGCCAGCCGTCCTCCGGCAGCGCCGACCCGGCCGAGGCACCACGCTCCTGCTGCACCGGCGCCCCGCCATCGCCGTTGCTGACGGCGGTGTAGAGGGTGCGGCCCACCAGTTCGGCCTGCATCGTGCCCTGCATGGACCCCGACATGCCGTCGCGCACCGCCGCCAGGCGCTGGCCCAGCACCTGCGTCGCCTGCAAGCCGCGCGTCAGGCTGTAGGCGACGATGTTGGCCTGGCTTGAGCCGCCGATCTGCGACAGCGCGTCCAGCGACGCCCCCATGGTGGGCGCGCTGTACAGCGCCTTCAGCACCGTGCCCAAATCGCTGTTGCCGGACCCGTTGAGGCCCGACACCACCCGGCCCACCGCCTGCTGGTTGGCGCTGGCGCCGGTCAGCTTGGCAAAGGTCGGCGTCACGTACAGGTCGACGGCGTTGCTGGTGTACACGGCACTGAACTGCGTGCCCGTCAACAGGCCGGCCGCCGGCTGGGTGATGCTGGCGAAGCTGCCCGACACGCCACCGGCCGCCTGAACGATATTGAAGTCGGTGCCCAGGCTGGGGGTGTAGGTGTTGGTGGCCTTGCCCGACATGCCGCGCAGGTTGGGCTGCAGCACGGCACCGGTACCGATGATGTAGCTGCCGCCCGTCACCAGGACGCGGGAGTAGTTGCCGTAGCCGGCCCCGGTGCCCGTGCCGTCGATGTCGATCGACAGGGTGGAGTTGGGGCTTTGCGTCAGGCCGTTGGTGAAGGTCAGGGTGCCGGGCGAGTTGCCGGGCGCCAGGATGCCCGCCACCGTCGCCTCACCCGTCACCACGCCGGCGCCGCGCAGGGCGCCGCCGGAACCGATGGAGACGTCGCCGGTGATGGTGCCGTTCATCGACACCTTGCCGCTGTCGACCGTGACCGACTGGCTGATGGTGCCGCCGGCATCCACCGTCATCACCGCCGTGGCGGTGGCGATCTGGGATGGGGAGACGGCGGCGGCCGTGATCTGTACCGGCGCGTTGACGTTGCCGGAGATGGACAGGCTGCCGCTGGTCACCGACACCGGCTGGCTGCTGACGATGGTGCCGCCGGCGGCCAGGCTGACGTTGCCGCCGCTGACCGTCACCGGGGCGGTGATGGTGCCGGCCACGTTGACGGTGCCCGCACTGGCCGTGACCGACTGGGTCACCACACCGCCGCTGGCGATGGACACGGTCGCGGTGCTGCTGGTCACCTGGACGGGGGCCGCCACGACACCCGAGACGTTGACGCTGCCGCCCGAGACCTGCAGCGGCTGGTCGCTGGCGACGATGCCGCCGCTGGCCACCGACAGGCTGCCCGAGGACACTTGGATGGGGGTAGAGGTGTTGACGATGCCGCCGCTGCCCACGGACACGTCCCCGCCGCTGACGGCCACCGGTGCGGTGACCACGCCCGTGAGGTTCAGCGAACCGCCGGACGAGACGCTGACCGTCTGGGTTCCGGTGATGGTCTGGCCGCTGCCGATGGTGGAGGTCGTGCCCGAACCGATGGTCCCCACGGAACCGCTGTCGGTAGAGCCCGAGCCGCCGGTACCGGTGACGCCATCACCGATGGTAATCACCAGGTCGGTCAGGCCGCCGATGGTGGCCGTGGCCGCCGTCAGGCTGTGGCCCGGCGCCACCAGGGTATAGCCGGCGTAGGAGGACGCAGCGTCGCCCGCCGCCAGGATGGTGTAGGTCTGGCCGTCCACCAGGGCGAAGTCGCCGTTGGTGTTCAGGATGACGGAACCACCGCTGACGCCGGCATTACCGCTGACGGCCAGGCCGCCGTAGCTGCTGGCCGAGGACACGCCGATCAGCAGGGCGCCCGAGCCCGACTGGACGTAGTTGCCCGTCACACTGACGATGGTGTCCAGCCGCAGGGTGGCGCTGCCGGTGTTGGTCAGGGTGTGGGTCCCGACATTCACCGCGTCGTTCAGCGCGATGTTGCCGCTGGCCAGCACCACGTTGCTGGACGTGTTGGTGATGGTCGCCTGCGTACCGCCCAGGCCGGTGAAGGTGCCGTACAGGCTGCCGCTACCGCCGACGATGGTCAGGTCGTTGGCCGAGGCGTTGATGACGTTGCCCGCGATCACGCCCTGGTTCACCAGGGTGCCCAGCAGGCCGGTGCTGCCGATGGTGAGGGCTGCAACGCTGCCGGTGATGGTACCGCCGGTCAGGTTCAGGATGCTGCCGATGGTGCCGATGCCGACATCGATGCCATAGCTGCCACCGCTGATGAGACCACTGTTGGTCAGGGTGCCGATGGAACCGGACATGACGGTGGCGACCGCCGTGCTGCTGCCGCCCACCACGATGACGGCGTCGGCCGCCACGCCGGTGGCGCCGGTGATGGTGCCGGTGTTGACCAGCGCCAGGATGGTGCCGGCATCGGCAACGCCGACGATGCTGCCGGTGATGGTGCCGCTGTTGGACAACTGGCCGATGGTGCTGGCGACGGTGCCGGCCCCGACGAACGCAACTTCATTAAGGACGCCGGTCACGCCGGCGATCCCGCCGCTGTTCACCAGCGTGCCGATGGTGCCGGCGTTGTCGATACCCAGGGCGCCCATGGTCACGCCGTTGCCCAGGGTGTAGGTGCCGGCGCCAAAGATGGAGCCGGTGTTCACGAGGGTGCCGATCAATGCGTTGATGTTCTGCACGCCCGCCGCCGGCGCCGTGGCACTGACGATACCGGCGATCACGCCATTGTTTGCCAGCGTGCCGATGGTGCTGTGCAGCGTCGCCGTGCCCGTGCCCTGGCCACCATCGTTGGCAAGGCCGGTGCCGCCCAGGATCTGGCCGTTGTTCACCAGGCTGACGATGGTGCCGCCACCGTAGAGGCCGCCCGTGTTGTTCAGCAGGCCGTAGGAGATGGTGTTGCCGGTGATGGTGCCGGTGGCCTCATTGACCAGGCTGGCGATGGCGCCACCCTGGTTGTAGACGCCCATGCGCTGGCCACCCAGGATCTGGCCGGAATTGTCCAGGGTACCGAGGACGTTGTTGTTGCGCACGCCATACCAGGTGCTGGTGATGGTACCGGCGGCCTCATTCAGCAACGTGCCGATGGTGCCCAGATTGTCGATGCCGTAGTTGCGGATGGTGCCCGTGGTCGCGGCGGTGATCAGCCCGGCATTGTCCACCAGGCCGATGGTGCTGTCCGTCGACAGGTTGGCCAGGCCGACGCTGACACCCTGGATGGTGCCGCTGTTGAACACCGTGCCGATGGTGCCGCCCAGGGCGAAAACATTGGTGGTGTTGGAGACGACGGTGCCCACGGTGGTGAGCGTCTGGAAGGCGATGGTGCCGGCGTTTTCCAGGCCGAACCCGCCCGTGCCGATCAGGGTGCCGGTGTTGGTCACCTTGCCGATGGCGCCGCTGTTGGCAATGCCGGCGGTGACGCCGCGGATGGTGCCGCCGACGTTGCTGATGTAGTCGACGTAACCGCTGATGCGGCCGCCGTAAATGGTGCTGGTGCCGTTGATCTGTAACGGCACGATCTCGGCTTCGTTGGAGATGCCGATGCTGCCGCTGATCAGGGCGGTGGCGTTGGTGCGGATGGTGCCGATGGTGCCGGCGTCGTTCTCGATGCCGATGGCGACGTACATGCCGTTGGAGGCGCCACACCCGCGATGATGCTGCCGGTACCGGCAGCACCGGTGCCGTTGGCGGTGATGGAAGTGATGGTGCCGTAGACGTTCTGAACGCCCACGCCCGGGGTCGGCACCCCGTTGACCGTGCCGCCCTGGGCCAGGATCAGGCCGGTGTTGAGGATGGTGCCGATGCTGGGGTGCAGGGTGGCGCTGGAGCTGTTGTTGCCGATGCCGGAACCGCCGACGATGGTGCCGGTGTTGCTGATGGTGCCGATGCCGCCGGCGCCGGTGAGGTTGGTGCCGTTGACGATGCCATAGGCGTAGGTGACGCCGCTGATGACACCGCCGGCCAGGTTCACCAGCGAGCTGATGCTGCCCCAGTTGTAGACGCCGCTGCGGTCGGTGCCCTTGATGGTGCCGCTGTTGGCCATGGTGACCAGCAGGCCGCCGGCGTTGCGCACGCCCCACCAGCCGGCGATGTAGCCCTTGTTGGTGATGCTGTTGATGGTGCCGGTGTTTTCCACACCACCCTGGTGGACATCGGTCGAAACCCGGTCGGTGCTGAGGATGGTGCCGACGGTGCCGTTGACGATGGCCCCGATGCTGCCGGGGTTGACCACGCCGCCTTCCAGGCCGCTGAGGATGCCGCCGTTGGCCAGCGTGCCCAGGTGGCCACCACTGATGGCGGCCGTGCTGTACGAGGCGTTGGACACGGTATTGGAGACGCCCCGACTGAACGTGCCGTAGTTGGCGAAGCCGGCACCGCTGCCGCCGGTGACGACGCCGTAGTTGTTCAGCGTGCCGATGACGCCCGCGTTGACGATGCCCGTGCGGGAGGCGGTGATGGTGCCGGTATTGTTCTGGATGAGGCCGATGGTGCCGATGATGGCCGTGATCGGCCCGCCGACCGTGCCGTTGGTCTGCTGGGTCAGGTCATTGGGTTCGTTGCTGATGCCGACAACGCCGGAGATCGAGCCGGTGTTGAACACCGTGCCGATGATGCCGCCGCCGTTCTCGATGCCGATGGCGACTATTGACACCCACGGCGGTGCCGCTGGCCCGGATGACGCCGGCGTTGGAGATGGAGCCGATGACCGCCAGCACGTTCTGGATGCCGACACCCGGGCCGGTGCCGCCGGTGGCGATGATGGAGCCGACGGTCCCCGCGATGGAACCGTTGGTCAGCTGGGTGATGCTGGTCACCAGGGCGCCGGTGGAAAGGTTACCCTGCACGCCCAGGCCGGAACCGCCGGTGATGAGGCCGTAGTTGGTCAGCGTGCCCAGCTTGCCGCCGGCGCCGGCATTGGTGCCGATCACCAGGCCGTAGGAGCTGGCGTCACCGATGATGCCGGCGCCGCCGTTGTTGTACAGCTGGCCGATGGTGCCGGAGGAATAAACGCCGCTGCGCAGGTCGCCCTTGATGATGCCGTTGTTGTTCAGCGTGCCGATGCTGCCACTGTTGCGGACGCCCCACACGCCCTCGATCGTGCCCGGAATGGTGCCCAGGGTGCCGACGAAGCTGGTG
The DNA window shown above is from Azospirillaceae bacterium and carries:
- a CDS encoding autotransporter domain-containing protein is translated as MYVAIGIENDAGTIGTIRTNATALISGSIGISNEAEIVPLQINGTSTIYGGRISGYVDYISNVGGTIRGVTAGIANSGAIGKVTNTGTLIGTGGFGLENAGTIAFQTLTTVGTVVSNTTNVFALGGTIGTVFNSGTIQGVSVGLANLSTDSTIGLVDNAGLITAATTGTIRNYGIDNLGTIGTLLNEAAGTITSTWYGVRNNNVLGTLDNSGQILGGQRMGVYNQGGAIASLVNEATGTITGNTISYGLLNNTGGLYGGGTIVSLVNNGQILGGTGLANDGGQGTGTATLHSTIGTLANNGVIAGIVSATAPAAGVQNINALIGTLVNTGSIFGAGTYTLGNGVTMGALGIDNAGTIGTLVNSGGIAGVTGVLNEVAFVGAGTVASTIGQLSNSGTITGSIVGVADAGTILALVNTGTITGATGVAADAVIVVGGSSTAVATVMSGSIGTLTNSGLISGGSYGIDVGIGTIGSILNLTGGTITGSVAALTIGSTGLLGTLVNQGVIAGNVINASANDLTIVGGSGSLYGTFTGLGGTQATITNTSSNVVLASGNIALNDAVNVGTHTLTNTGSATLRLDTIVSVTGNYVQSGSGALLIGVSSASSYGGLAVSGNAGVSGGSVILNTNGDFALVDGQTYTILAAGDAASSYAGYTLVAPGHSLTAATATIGGLTDLVITIGDGVTGTGGSGSTDSGSVGTIGSGTTSTIGSGQTITGTQTVSVSSGGSLNLTGVVTAPVAVSGGDVSVGSGGIVNTSTPIQVSSGSLSVASGGIVASDQPLQVSGGSVNVSGVVAAPVQVTSSTATVSIASGGVVTQSVTASAGTVNVAGTITAPVTVSGGNVSLAAGGTIVSSQPVSVTSGSLSISGNVNAPVQITAAAVSPSQIATATAVMTVDAGGTISQSVTVDSGKVSMNGTITGDVSIGSGGALRGAGVVTGEATVAGILAPGNSPGTLTFTNGLTQSPNSTLSIDIDGTGTGAGYGNYSRVLVTGGSYIIGTGAVLQPNLRGMSGKATNTYTPSLGTDFNIVQAAGGVSGSFASITQPAAGLLTGTQFSAVYTSNAVDLYVTPTFAKLTGASANQQAVGRVVSGLNGSGNSDLGTVLKALYSAPTMGASLDALSQIGGSSQANIVAYSLTRGLQATQVLGQRLAAVRDGMSGSMQGTMQAELVGRTLYTAVSNGDGGAPVQQERGASAGSALPEDGWHFWAQGLGAFNRVDSDGNAGGGHSNTGGGLFGGDRAMAPGVTVGLAGSLLQSTSGGSNETASYGLSAYGNVDLGDGLFVTGNAGYTYDQYDTSRTMSFGGLTRTAVGSASGGEVNAGVSAGYRVRVSNLTLEPQAGLQWLRVSRDGFTETGAGALNLAVDELDTTALQSSVGGRASANWTTEGGTVITPTVRAAWVHDFRDRALTSEASLLGSGFAVTGPDTGRDGLAIGGGLTLQEGRNLNLYANYDGTLRRGETDHVFTAGFRLSW